Within Dysgonomonas sp. HDW5A, the genomic segment GGTGACGAATTTATTGAGGTAAATATTCCTCATTATGAAATGGAGAAGAATTTGATACAAAAAATACAATAAATGGAAAATAATAACTGGGAAACTGAAAAAAAACAAGTACTAGATACTGTTTCGAAATATATAGATATCACACTGACACCTTTTGGTAAACCTCAAAGACAGGTAATAGATGTCGAAAAAAGAGATCCGATGTATGGTGGAAATGGTGTAGTATATATGCTTTCTCTTTTCGAAAAAGATGAATTGGTCAATAACCGTATCGGAGTTTACATGGTATTGATGAACAATGGCGACCAAGCCGGATTTCATGAGCATGGAAGCAAAAAAGAACAAGAGCTATACGTATTAGTACATGGCAAAGGCGAATACATCGAACGTATTGGCGAGGACAATATAACACGTAAGTTTGACTTAAAGAAAGGCAATGTAACCTGCATTCAGGGAGATAACAACTACCACTCTATTATTAATACAGGAAACGAACCTCTCATTATATTTGTAGTTACCACCTACGAAGCAAAATAAAGGTCTCAACACCTTCAACAAAAGTTGAAATAACTTAACTTTTAAACATTACAGCTATGATTAAGAAAATTTTAATGTTAGCAGGCGATTTCGTCGAAGATTATGAGTTGATGGTTCCATACCAAGCATTAGAGTCTCTAGGCTTTCATGTAGATGTAGTTTGCCCTGACAAGAAAACAGGAGATACGATTGCTACAGCCATACATGATTTTACAGATTATCAAACTTATATCGAATTAAGAGGACATAACTTTGTTATCACTAAAAATTTCGATGATGTAAGACTCGAAGAATATTCCGGATTATATATTACAGGAGGAAGAGCCCCCGAATATATCCGGCTAAATAAAAAAGTACTAGACTACACACGGTACTTCTTCGATAAAAACTTACCTGTTGCTGCAATCTGTCATGGTATTCAGGTATTAACTGCTGCAAAGGTTGTATCAGGAAGAACTTTAACTTGTTATGCAGCCGTAGCTCCCGAAGTCGATTTAGCCGGAGGTATATATAAAAATATTGCCCCTGCGGAAGCTATTACAGACGGAAACTTAACAACATCACCAGCATGGCCGGGACATCAGGCTATATTGGCTGAATTTTATAAATTGTTAGGCGTTAAAATTTCAATCTAAGGTCGGCGACCTTATTACTTTGGTAAACTTTTTATTTTTAAAATAATGAATCTACAACAGTTAGTTCGCAAAAACATATGGAATCTAAAGGCGTATTCTTCTGCCAGAGATGAATTCAAGGGAGAAGCATCCGTTTATCTTGATGCAAATGAGAATCCCCTTAATGGTCCTTATAACCGCTATCCCGATCCTTTACAATGGAAGCTAAAAGAAAAAGTATCCGAAATAAAGCAAGTCGATATCCAAAAGATATTTTTTGGTAACGGTAGCGACGAACCTATCGATATTGTTATACGTATTTTTTGCGAACCGACTGTTGACAATATTGTTGCCATCGATCCCACATATGGAATGTATAAAGTATGTGCCGATATCAACAATGTCGAATACCGATCGGTATTGCTTAAAGATAATTTCATTCT encodes:
- a CDS encoding DJ-1/PfpI family protein; protein product: MIKKILMLAGDFVEDYELMVPYQALESLGFHVDVVCPDKKTGDTIATAIHDFTDYQTYIELRGHNFVITKNFDDVRLEEYSGLYITGGRAPEYIRLNKKVLDYTRYFFDKNLPVAAICHGIQVLTAAKVVSGRTLTCYAAVAPEVDLAGGIYKNIAPAEAITDGNLTTSPAWPGHQAILAEFYKLLGVKISI